The Paracholeplasma brassicae genome includes the window CGTTCAATTACCATGAGTTCCACCAAATCATCTTCACGTTTGGATTTAGGCGAAAACCGCATCCCGCCACCAGCGTATTTTGAGTTAAGCACCACCGCTAACCAACATTTTTTAAAGCTTAATTGTTTGCCATCGATTTCTACTTCAATTGGTTTTGGTTTATGTGAAACAAAACTTGAGATTGCGTTACGAAAATAATTAAAGGCGTTTTTCTTTTTCTTTGAATTATTAACGACGTGACATACCCGTGCATCCACACCCATGCCAGCACAGTTTAAGAACACGTGCTTTTTTTGATTAAAGGTTGCACTTGGCAAATCAAAGATATACGGATTGATTTTTACTAACTGCTCTTTTGTATTCAAACTTCGAATAAAATCATTGCCGGTACCCGCTTTTAAGACATAAATACCTTGTTTGATGTTGTAATCATAAATGCTGTTGGCTAAATGGTGAAGGGTACCATCACCACCAACGATAATGACTCGATCCTCACCGTCTAATTCGTTTAAAAACTGATTAATGTCTTGAATTTCAAATATCGAATGTACACTGTAACTACTTTGTTCTTTTTCTAGCGTTTCTTTCAAACGCAACACTACATCATTACTTTTGCCATTTCTTGAGAGTGGGTTGTATAAAATGATGTCCATATAGAAATGCCTCCTATTTGAAGACGACTAAAGCGAACTTTTTCTTGCCTCTTCTAACTACTGCATATGTATTATAATACCCTATATTCTTAGATAATACAAAATCAAAATCGGTAATCTTTTCGTCATTAATTAAAACTGCACCGTTTTTGACAAATTCTCTTGCTTCACGTTTTGACTGTGCGAGTTTTAATTCGATTAATGCGTCTAGAATATTGATTTCATCTTTTTCAATACTATCTAGCCCTTTTTGAGCCATTTTAAACTCATCAATAGTTAAACTGCCGAATTCACCGCTAAAAAGTGAATTTGAGACATTGATTGCCTGTTTTAATTGTTCTTCCCCGTGCACCAATTTTGTTACCTCAGAAGCCAGTCGTTTTTGAGCCAGTCGTTCTTCTGGTTTTTCAATTGATGATTGGATTAATAATTCTATTTCTTCTTTGTCTAATAACGTCAACATTTTTAAGTAATTTGCGACATCATCATCCGCTGTATTTAAGAAGTATTGGTAGAGTTCGTATGGAGAGGTTAATGTTTCATCTAACCAAAGCGCACCAGATTCGCTTTTACCGAATTTTGTGCCATCAGACTTAAGCAACAATGGTGAACTCATTGCGACCGCATCATGTTTGTCTCCGACGGTTTTCCTGATTAATTCAAGACCAGTCGTGATATTACCCCATTGGTCTGAGCCACCAAATTGAATCTTACAATCGATCGTTTGATACAAGTGAAGCCAGTCTATGGCTTGGATAATCATGTAAGAAAACTCAGTGTAGGAAATGCCTGTTTCAAGTCTTGCTTGAACGGTTTCTTTCGAAAGCATGTAGTTGATGTTAAAGTTCTTTCCATAATCTCTTAAAAACGAAATCATGTCAATCTTCGAAATCCAATCATTGTTATTGACAAACGTTGCCTCTTTTTGAAAACGACCAATTTGCTTTTTGATTTTTTCCGCATTTTCAAGTGATTGTTCAAGGGTTAATAATTTACGCTCAGAGGTTTGTCTCGGGTCACCGATTAGGCCGGTTGCCCCGCCGATTAATACCACTGGGTGATGGCCATATTTAGCAATCAACATGATTCTAACAATTTGAACCAAGTGACCCACAGTTAATGATTGACCGGTTGGGTCAAACCCACAATAAAACTTCACCTTATCTTCATTTAATAATTGTTTTGCTTTTTCTTCGTTTGAAACGTCTTTAACAAAACCACGCCAAACTAATTCATCATATAATGTCATTTTTTCTTCTCCTTAATTTAAAAAATAAAAAAACGTCCTTAAAAAATTAATTCTAAGGACGAAATCATTCGCGGTACCACCTTAGTTCTAGTATCACTACTAGCCCTCGTTTAAATTGTTAGCCTCAAAAAGTGTAATTCGTCATTAAGCTTGCTTCATTTTCACCAACCATGAAGTCTCTAAATTCATCACTTAAGTACTACTTTTCTTTTGTCATCGACTGATTATTACATCGAATCTCTTCTTACAATGTAATGCGGTAAAATAATTTTAATTTGATCAACCGCTTCTTTATTCATTAATTTTGTTAATAAACGCATTGCCACGGCACCGATGTCATACACAGGGACGTCAATCGATGTCAAGGTCGGTCTTGATAAAATACCATATTTTGTATTTTGGAACCCACTGACTAAAATGTCTTGAGGAATCTTTTTACCAGCTTCACTCATGATATTCATAAATGAGACGGCAATCGAGTCTCTCACACCAATGGCGCCATCGACTTTTTTATCACTAAAATAGCTTGCAAAATGTTGTCTATTAACTGAAGTTGTTCCACTTGTTCTAAAGATTCTAGGTTCAAGATTGCTTTCTTGCATGGCTCTTGAATAACCGAGTTCTTTTTGTTCGTTTACAGAATATTTACGAACCGTGCTGACGAGATAAATATCTTTTCGCCCCGCTTCAATCATTAACTTGGTAATTTCATACCCAGCTTTGTCGTAATCAATTGAAACACTTGGTAC containing:
- a CDS encoding diacylglycerol/lipid kinase family protein, translated to MDIILYNPLSRNGKSNDVVLRLKETLEKEQSSYSVHSIFEIQDINQFLNELDGEDRVIIVGGDGTLHHLANSIYDYNIKQGIYVLKAGTGNDFIRSLNTKEQLVKINPYIFDLPSATFNQKKHVFLNCAGMGVDARVCHVVNNSKKKKNAFNYFRNAISSFVSHKPKPIEVEIDGKQLSFKKCWLAVVLNSKYAGGGMRFSPKSKREDDLVELMVIERIPRFLLFIIFPTIYLGWHVIFKRYVKMYQGKEIKLSFKEDEYLQMDGESFYPVREITIKRKH
- the tyrS gene encoding tyrosine--tRNA ligase, yielding MTLYDELVWRGFVKDVSNEEKAKQLLNEDKVKFYCGFDPTGQSLTVGHLVQIVRIMLIAKYGHHPVVLIGGATGLIGDPRQTSERKLLTLEQSLENAEKIKKQIGRFQKEATFVNNNDWISKIDMISFLRDYGKNFNINYMLSKETVQARLETGISYTEFSYMIIQAIDWLHLYQTIDCKIQFGGSDQWGNITTGLELIRKTVGDKHDAVAMSSPLLLKSDGTKFGKSESGALWLDETLTSPYELYQYFLNTADDDVANYLKMLTLLDKEEIELLIQSSIEKPEERLAQKRLASEVTKLVHGEEQLKQAINVSNSLFSGEFGSLTIDEFKMAQKGLDSIEKDEINILDALIELKLAQSKREAREFVKNGAVLINDEKITDFDFVLSKNIGYYNTYAVVRRGKKKFALVVFK
- a CDS encoding LacI family DNA-binding transcriptional regulator, yielding MSSKVTIYEVALAARVSLATVSRVLNNPEKVKADTKDRVLRVIKELGYRPNAIARGLASRKTTTVGVLVSDITRASVAEMLAGIADIAMKYSYSVKLFSAHDDVNVIDLLKEIVAEQVDGVLLLNDELDLAHMKQIKDTLEENEIPLVLANVVYNDKNVPSVSIDYDKAGYEITKLMIEAGRKDIYLVSTVRKYSVNEQKELGYSRAMQESNLEPRIFRTSGTTSVNRQHFASYFSDKKVDGAIGVRDSIAVSFMNIMSEAGKKIPQDILVSGFQNTKYGILSRPTLTSIDVPVYDIGAVAMRLLTKLMNKEAVDQIKIILPHYIVRRDSM